A region of Deltaproteobacteria bacterium DNA encodes the following proteins:
- a CDS encoding prohibitin family protein: MAIAVFGFMLLALSFMLGGLATRTPGGQASRAAWMTRALGVLLVVVGVLVGSAVIVPAGFRGVLLRFAAVQGTLNEGFHLIIPFVNTVELMEVRTQKEESQATAASRDLQNVTTSLALNFRVDAAGVGELFKNVGTGYKARVIDPAVQESLKTVTAKYTAEELIKFRPKVKAEVEEEITQRLSKYNLVVEPSGLSITNFAFSDEFNRAIEAKQVAQQQAEQQRYVLQKAELEKQTAVMIAQGKSEAAKLNAEALKVQGGALVISREWIEKWDGKLPAVYGSGEGGMIIDLGSLMKDTR; this comes from the coding sequence ATGGCGATCGCAGTCTTCGGCTTCATGTTGCTCGCGCTCTCGTTCATGCTCGGCGGGCTCGCGACGCGCACGCCGGGCGGCCAAGCCAGCCGCGCCGCGTGGATGACACGCGCGCTCGGCGTGCTGCTCGTCGTCGTCGGCGTGCTCGTGGGCAGCGCGGTAATCGTGCCCGCCGGCTTCCGCGGCGTACTGCTTCGCTTCGCCGCGGTGCAGGGCACGCTCAACGAAGGCTTCCACCTGATCATTCCGTTCGTGAACACGGTCGAGCTGATGGAGGTGCGCACGCAGAAGGAGGAGAGCCAGGCGACCGCCGCGTCGCGCGACCTGCAGAACGTCACGACTTCTCTGGCGCTCAACTTTCGCGTCGATGCGGCGGGCGTGGGCGAGCTCTTCAAGAACGTCGGCACCGGATACAAGGCGCGGGTGATCGACCCGGCGGTGCAGGAGTCGCTGAAGACGGTGACCGCGAAGTACACCGCCGAAGAGCTGATCAAGTTCCGGCCGAAGGTGAAGGCCGAGGTCGAGGAAGAGATCACGCAGCGACTCTCGAAGTACAACCTCGTGGTCGAGCCGTCGGGTCTCTCGATCACGAACTTCGCGTTCTCCGACGAGTTCAATCGCGCGATCGAAGCGAAGCAGGTGGCGCAGCAGCAAGCGGAGCAGCAGCGCTACGTGCTGCAGAAAGCGGAGCTCGAAAAGCAAACGGCGGTGATGATCGCGCAGGGCAAGAGCGAGGCGGCGAAGCTGAACGCGGAAGCGCTGAAGGTGCAGGGCGGCGCGCTCGTGATCTCGCGCGAGTGGATCGAGAAGTGGGACGGCAAGCTGCCCGCGGTCTACGGCAGCGGCGAGGGCGGCATGATCATCGACCTCGGCTCGCTGATGAAGGACACCCGGTAG
- a CDS encoding SDR family oxidoreductase, with protein sequence MDLGIRERRAAVAGASAGLGFATAKALAADGVRVAICGRERARIDAAARAIGANALPLVADVSTPAGAAQFVRDARAALGGLDILVPNAGGPPPGNFASTPVEAYPKAIELNLMSVIAMCKEAVPAMQAQQWGRVVAITSIAVATPLPHLILSNTARAGATGFLKTLAREVAKDGVTVNSVLPGVHDTERIKGMRGNATMEEMARGIPVGRLGTADEFGHVVAFLCSQHAAFITGAAVPVDGGADPHLL encoded by the coding sequence ATGGATCTCGGGATTCGTGAAAGGCGCGCGGCGGTGGCGGGAGCGTCCGCGGGGCTCGGCTTCGCGACTGCGAAGGCGCTCGCAGCCGACGGTGTGCGGGTCGCGATCTGCGGCCGCGAGCGCGCGCGCATCGATGCGGCCGCGCGCGCGATCGGCGCGAACGCGCTGCCGCTCGTCGCGGACGTGAGCACGCCCGCCGGCGCGGCGCAGTTCGTGCGCGATGCGCGCGCGGCGCTCGGCGGCCTCGACATTCTCGTGCCGAACGCGGGCGGCCCGCCGCCCGGGAACTTCGCGAGCACGCCGGTCGAGGCGTACCCGAAGGCGATCGAGCTCAACCTGATGAGCGTGATCGCGATGTGCAAAGAGGCCGTGCCGGCGATGCAGGCGCAGCAGTGGGGCCGCGTCGTCGCGATCACGTCGATCGCAGTCGCGACGCCGCTGCCGCACCTGATCCTCAGCAACACCGCGCGCGCCGGCGCGACGGGTTTCCTGAAGACCCTCGCGCGCGAGGTCGCGAAGGACGGCGTCACCGTGAACTCCGTGCTGCCCGGCGTGCACGACACCGAGCGCATCAAGGGCATGCGCGGCAACGCGACCATGGAGGAGATGGCGCGCGGCATCCCGGTGGGCCGCCTCGGCACGGCCGACGAGTTCGGCCACGTGGTCGCGTTCCTGTGCTCGCAGCACGCCGCGTTCATCACCGGCGCCGCAGTACCGGTGGACGGCGGCGCAGATCCCCATCTCTTGTAG
- a CDS encoding MBL fold metallo-hydrolase, with translation MRDRDFAIGVMACDEGASVWILDIGGFTVLVDSWLGDPYFSGPRGFFTGHRVHAPVIPLEELPEIDAVLLTSFEQDHTHQPSLERISRRALVIGPPACAQLAKQVGFHRTVALEPGGRALMLEDSITLLALKGYARNTAYVLRDNFSRERLCMAPHGVHAGWFAANEKRVLGAEFALDQRGRYVDTLCIGIHTTLLRPPRVPPGLLGSAGTIVPDPEESAHIVSVLNPRRVVFGHFTREHEEGFAVRHLLQYPTGERDVEHARSVFAARCPQVFITGAPPPGKFA, from the coding sequence ATGCGGGATCGAGACTTCGCGATCGGCGTGATGGCGTGCGACGAGGGCGCGTCCGTGTGGATCCTCGACATCGGCGGCTTCACGGTGCTCGTCGACAGCTGGCTCGGCGATCCATACTTCTCTGGCCCGCGCGGCTTCTTCACCGGGCACCGCGTGCACGCTCCCGTGATCCCGCTCGAGGAGCTGCCCGAGATCGACGCGGTGCTGCTCACGAGCTTCGAGCAAGATCACACGCATCAACCCTCGCTCGAGCGCATCTCGCGGCGCGCGCTCGTGATCGGCCCGCCGGCGTGCGCGCAGCTCGCGAAGCAAGTCGGCTTTCACCGCACCGTCGCGCTGGAGCCCGGTGGGCGCGCGCTGATGCTCGAAGACTCGATCACGCTGCTCGCGCTGAAAGGCTATGCCCGCAACACCGCGTACGTGCTGCGCGACAACTTCTCGCGCGAGCGGCTGTGCATGGCGCCGCACGGGGTTCACGCGGGCTGGTTCGCTGCGAACGAGAAGCGCGTGCTCGGCGCGGAGTTCGCGCTCGATCAGCGCGGCCGCTACGTGGACACGCTCTGCATCGGCATCCACACCACGCTGCTGCGCCCGCCGCGCGTGCCGCCCGGCCTGCTCGGGAGCGCGGGCACGATCGTGCCCGACCCGGAAGAGAGCGCGCACATCGTCTCCGTGCTGAATCCGCGGCGGGTCGTGTTCGGGCACTTCACGCGCGAGCACGAGGAGGGCTTCGCCGTGAGGCATCTGCTGCAGTACCCGACGGGCGAGCGCGACGTCGAGCACGCGCGCAGCGTCTTCGCAGCGCGTTGCCCGCAAGTGTTCATCACCGGCGCGCCGCCGCCGGGAAAGTTCGCCTGA